In one window of Macrotis lagotis isolate mMagLag1 chromosome 5, bilby.v1.9.chrom.fasta, whole genome shotgun sequence DNA:
- the KCNA3 gene encoding potassium voltage-gated channel subfamily A member 3, with translation MDEHLSLLQSPPPPSGRPRGQPPAQPPAQPPAGGEGGGAHTLLNPGYLEPAPAMTVVPGEPAPEPEAGGPQPGGCGGGGGYEAAAAGGAGGEQDCCGERVVINISGLRFETQLKTLCQFPETLLGDPKRRMRYFDPLRNEYFFDRNRPSFDAILYYYQSGGRIRRPVNVPIDIFSEEIRFYQLGEEAMEKFREDEGFLREEERPLPRRDFQRQVWLLFEYPESSGPARGIAIVSVLVILISIVIFCLETLPEFRDEKDYPGPPAPEAPANGSSASGAPGGASSFSDPFFVVETLCIIWFSFELLVRFFACPSKATFSRNIMNLIDIVAIIPYFITLGTELAERQGNGQQAMSLAILRVIRLVRVFRIFKLSRHSKGLQILGQTLKASMRELGLLIFFLFIGVILFSSAVYFAEADDPTSGFSSIPDAFWWAVVTMTTVGYGDMHPVTIGGKIVGSLCAIAGVLTIALPVPVIVSNFNYFYHRETEGEEQAQYMHVGSCQHLSSSVEELRKARSNSTLSKSEYMVIEEAGMNHHGPFPPAPFKTGNSTATCTTNNNPNSCVNIKKIFTDV, from the coding sequence ATGGACGAGCACCTCAGCCTCCTGCAGTCGCCTCCGCCGCCCTCCGGCCGCCCGCGCGGCCAGCCCCCGGCGCAGCCCCCGGCGCAGCCCCCGGCGGGCGGGGAAGGCGGCGGCGCCCACACCCTGCTCAACCCGGGCTACCTGGAGCCGGCCCCGGCCATGACGGTGGTGCCCGGGGAGCCGGCGCCGGAGCCCGAGGCGGGCGGCCCGCAGCCGGggggctgcggcggcggcggcggctacgaggcggcggcggcggggggcgcgGGCGGGGAGCAGGACTGCTGCGGGGAGCGCGTGGTCATCAACATCTCGGGGCTGCGCTTCGAGACGCAGCTGAAGACCCTCTGCCAGTTCCCCGAGACGCTGCTGGGCGACCCCAAGCGCCGCATGCGCTACTTCGACCCGCTCCGCAACGAGTACTTCTTCGACCGCAACCGGCCCAGCTTCGACGCCATCCTCTACTACTACCAGTCCGGGGGCCGCATCCGGCGGCCCGTCAACGTGCCCATCGACATCTTCTCCGAGGAGATCCGCTTCTACCAGCTGGGCGAGGAGGCCATGGAGAAGTTCCGGGAGGACGAGGGCTTCCTGCGGGAGGAGGAGCGGCCCCTGCCCCGCCGGGACTTCCAGCGCCAGGTCTGGCTGCTCTTCGAGTACCCCGAGAGCTCGGGGCCCGCGCGGGGCATCGCCATCGTCTCCGTGCTCGTCATCCTCATCTCCATCGTCATCTTCTGCCTGGAGACGCTGCCCGAGTTCCGCGACGAGAAGGACTACCCGGGGCCCCCCGCGCCCGAGGCGCCGGCCAACGGCAGCAGCGCGTCGGGCGCCCCGGGCGGCGCCTCCAGCTTCTCGGACCCCTTCTTCGTGGTGGAGACGCTGTGCATCATCTGGTTCTCCTTCGAGCTGCTGGTGCGCTTCTTCGCCTGCCCCAGCAAGGCCACCTTCTCCCGCAACATCATGAACCTGATCGACATCGTGGCCATCATCCCCTACTTCATCACCCTGGGCACCGAGCTGGCCGAGCGGCAGGGCAACGGGCAGCAGGCCATGTCCTTGGCCATCCTGAGGGTCATCCGGCTGGTGCGGGTCTTCCGCATCTTCAAACTCTCCCGCCACTCCAAGGGGCTGCAGATCCTGGGCCAGACGCTGAAGGCCTCCATGAGGGAGCTGGGGCTgctcatcttcttcctcttcatcgGGGTCATCCTCTTCTCCAGCGCCGTCTACTTCGCCGAGGCGGACGACCCCACGTCTGGGTTCAGCAGCATTCCCGACGCCTTCTGGTGGGCGGTGGTGACCATGACCACCGTCGGCTACGGGGACATGCACCCGGTGACCATCGGGGGCAAGATCGTGGGCTCGCTTTGCGCCATCGCCGGCGTGCTGACCATCGCCCTGCCGGTGCCGGTGATCGTGTCCAATTTCAACTACTTCTACCACCGGGAGACGGAGGGCGAAGAGCAAGCCCAGTACATGCACGTGGGGAGCTGCCAGCACCTCTCCTCGTCCGTGGAAGAGCTGAGGAAAGCCCGCAGCAACTCCACGCTGAGTAAGTCCGAATACATGGTGATCGAGGAGGCGGGGATGAACCACCACGGCCCCTTCCCCCCGGCCCCTTTCAAAACGGGCAACTCCACGGCCACCTGCACCACGAACAATAACCCCAACTCGTGCGTCAACATCAAAAAGATTTTCACCGATGTCTAA